DNA from Thermococcus bergensis:
TTAAGTTTTAGCCCTCTTTGCAAAAAGCGAGGGGATAAAAGCCCACATCTTCATTCCAAAACATACAAGCGAAGGAAAAAAGAGACTTCTCAGGCTGCTGGGAGTAGAGGTTCATGAAGTTGAAGGGTCACGAATGGAAGTGCATGAAAAGGCAAGAAGCTTTCTGGAGGGAATTTACATATCTCACTGGTACAACCCGTATTTCCTTGAGGGAACAAAAACGGTAGCTTACGAGGTTTATGAGCAGATAGGGAGTGTAGATTATGCATTAGCGCCCACCGGAAGTGGAACCCTGTTTTTAGGCCTCTACAAGGGGTTTAAAGAATTGGAGACACTTGAAGGGACAAAAACTCCCAGAATGATTGCTGTCCAGGGAAAAGGGTATGAAAGCCTGTGCAAGATGAGTGAAGAAAAAAGCAGGCTTGCAGAGGGGATAGCAATTCCCGAACCTCCCAGAAGAGAGCAGATGCGTAAAGCCCTAGAAGAAAGCAATGGAATCTGTATTTCCGTAGGAGATAAAGAAATCACAGATGCCATAGAAGACCTCATCTCCATGGGTTTCTTAGTTGAGCCAACAGCAGCAACAGCATATGCTGCATTTAAGCTGCTCTTAGAAGAAGGCTATTTTGAAAAAGGCGCAAAAGTGCTTATCCCCCTCACCGGTTCTGGACTGAAAAACATTTAATGGAGCCGGGAGGGGGATTTGAACCCCCGTAAAGCGGATCTGCAGTCCGCCGCCTCACCTCTAGGCTATCCCGGGCATTTTTTCCCGAAGAATATATTTTGGCGCCGCGGCGGGGATTTGAACCCCGGAGGGACTGCGCCCCACCGGCTTAGCAGGCCGGCGCCATACCAGGCTAGGCTACCGCGGCACGTCCTACATTAACCAACATTAAGGAGTTTGGGAGGGTATTTAAAGTTTTCGCAAACGGCAACATGACACTGTCAGGATAAGCAGTGGGACGTTAGGTTTAAGTTTCTGATACCTCTTCAGAAAAGGGGAGAGAAATGAGGACTGAAACCATTATTTACTTACTGGTTTCAGTCTTAAAAACCTTTCGCCGGAACAAAATCCCAGCAAAAAAAGAAAACCAGGGCAATAAACCTGTACCTGCACGGACTAAGTTACAGACAGGTAGGAACAATCCTCGAAATCAGCCACACAACAGTCTGGGAAACAGTCCAAAAATTCGCGAAAGCAGTTTACCAGCCGAAAATCCTCGCAGTCAAAAAACAGAGAAACTTCATCGCAATTGACGAGACAGTGATAAAGATCAACGGCCAGAAGAGATTTCTCTGGGCTGCAATCGACGTTGAGAGCAAAGAAATCCTAGCAGTATGGATTACAAGCGTTAGGAACTGGTGGATTGCAGGGACTTCATTCTAGTTGTTTTGAAATCCTGCGAGGGACAGCCAATTTTCCTGGTTGACAAAGGGCCGTGGTATAAATCAGCGTTTAAATCTCTCGGGCTGGATTATCTGCATGTGACTTTCGGGCCGAGGAACTGTGTTGAGCGCTGGTTTAGGACTGTTAAAGAGAGAACAAAGCGTTTCTGGAATAACTTCAGGGCTAGAGACTGGAGGAGGGTTCACAGGTTTGTTTTTCTGTTTTCATTCTGGTATAATTTTGTTAGAATTCATTCTCGGTTTGGTGGACCGCCTGGTGATGTGACTGAATGGCTTCAGGAGGTGATACCCCAGTTATCCTGACAGTATCCGGCAACATTGAAGATAGGTATAAATACCCCCTCGGTACATTTAAAGCTGATGGAGCTCTTTAACTCAAAGCTGTGTGCTCTGTGCAAAGGAAGGAAACTCCTCTGTGGAAGGCCTACTTGCCCGATTCTCGAACGCTTTAGGGTAGTGAGGACTGTTGAGCAAAAGATAAACCGCAGAGAGATTTTTGGTTCCTCCCCTCCAAGCATATTCGTTGGTGAATACGGCTATCCAAAAGTCCGCATCGGGCCCCTCGTTCCCCCGATAGAGGGGAACACCTCCCATCTCGACAGTCCCCTAAAGTGGGAGAACAAAACAATAAGGGATATCCTTTACTACCGCTCCCTTCTGGTTATGGGGGAAATGCAGGCCGATATTAACGTGAGAAAGAGCGGAAGAATTCTTGAAGAAGTTCAGGAGCTGGCAATGTCGATAAAGCCTGTGGACAGCGAAATCCTTCTCAAGAGAAAGCCGATTTTAAAAGTCCTTCCAAGTGAATTTGCCCCGCCCATAGGGCCAAAGGCAGAACTTCTCGACTTCGAGCTCACAGAGAATCCAAAAATACCGAGGAAAACCGATTACGTTGTGGGGGATGAGCTGAAAGCCGAGCAAGCAATAATGAGACTCTACAACTGGGGCTTTGATGAGTACTACATAATAAGACTCCTCTCTGCAGGACTTTTGGGCATTAACAGAAAGCTCGTTCCAACAAGATGGAGCATCACAGCTGTGCAGGATACAATAGGGAAAAAGCTGAGAAAAGAAATCCTGCATTATGAGCCTATAAACGAATTTGAGCTCTACTTTTACGAATTCCTCGGCAACAGATATGCCGTGCTTTTGATGCCCGAAACTTACGCATTTGAACTTTTGGAGGTCTGGCTCAAAGGCTCTTTGTTTGGAAGTGACGAGCCTGAAGTAATCCACGACTATGAGGACTTTCACGGGATTAAGGGGTACGCTGAAGAGACCACGGGGGCGTATTATGCCGCCCGTTTGAGCGTTCTTGAAAGCCTCAGGAGAAGAAGGAGGCAGGCAAGAATAATAGTGTTCAGAGAAGTAACTCCAAAGTACTACGCTCCCGTAGGTGTGTGGCAGATAAGGGTGGGGGTAAAGAAAGCCATGGAGAATCAGGTAGGAAAATTTAACACACTCCAAGAAGCCTTCAATGAACTCAGAAAACTCCTTGAGCTAAAGCTTGAGAAATATCTAGAAAAAAGCTGGATTCTGAGGATGAGAAAGCAGAGAACACTCGACTATTACCTCAACTATCAAAGGACATTTTAATATCAAAACTTCCGAAGCTTAAACTTTTTAACCAGCTTTTCTTAGGATAATTTATGAGAAAAAAACTCGCCCTCATAAGCCTCGACGGTAGCGGAGTTTACAATTTAGAGCACATGCCCTTCTTAAGTGAGCTAGCGGAAGGAGGGTTCTCCATAACGGTCGACTCAATATTTCCCACACTCACGGATTTAGTCCACACAAGCGTTATGACGGGGGTTCCGCCAAGGGTTCACGGAGTTGTGGAAAACGGTTACTACGATAGAATAGCCGATAGAAAGGTGAATTTTTACGAGTATGAAGTCGCTTTTAACCCCCATAAAGTCATAAAGGCAAAAACGATAGTCGACATCCTTCGGGAGAAGGGAATAAGGAGTGCCTCTGTTAGCGGCTATACAATGCCTCCCTTCAGCGGTACCCACGTTAGAATATTTCCCCCGTTTTTCAGCGACGATAACCTCTATAGGGAACACGGAAGAGACTGGAGAAAAGATAAATGGGTTTTAAATTCTGCCCTTTACCTCTATGAAGAGTGCAAACCGGATTTGCTCTTGGTTCACTTCTGCTCGATTGATGGTATGCAACACGATTACGGGCCCCTAAGCGATGAAGCCATGAAAGCTGTTGAAACCGTGGATACAGCATTAAACGTTTTGTGGGAAAGGCTTAGAGATGAGTACGCATTTATAATCTTTGCAGACCATGGACAGGAAAAAGTCCACACGTGGGTAAACCT
Protein-coding regions in this window:
- a CDS encoding alkaline phosphatase family protein gives rise to the protein MRKKLALISLDGSGVYNLEHMPFLSELAEGGFSITVDSIFPTLTDLVHTSVMTGVPPRVHGVVENGYYDRIADRKVNFYEYEVAFNPHKVIKAKTIVDILREKGIRSASVSGYTMPPFSGTHVRIFPPFFSDDNLYREHGRDWRKDKWVLNSALYLYEECKPDLLLVHFCSIDGMQHDYGPLSDEAMKAVETVDTALNVLWERLRDEYAFIIFADHGQEKVHTWVNLRNYLKKHGIETLRVSSGGGVHVYLKDPKEAEEAYPLLKRAPGVKYVFSRDDLPHLNTPNSGELIVSAKEGYWFCSHRLCNGIKGTSYWTRGMHGSMNEPVMKVPLILWGFENVNTENASLYDIAPTILKFFGIEKPEDMVGKSLIR
- a CDS encoding Nre family DNA repair protein, coding for MMELFNSKLCALCKGRKLLCGRPTCPILERFRVVRTVEQKINRREIFGSSPPSIFVGEYGYPKVRIGPLVPPIEGNTSHLDSPLKWENKTIRDILYYRSLLVMGEMQADINVRKSGRILEEVQELAMSIKPVDSEILLKRKPILKVLPSEFAPPIGPKAELLDFELTENPKIPRKTDYVVGDELKAEQAIMRLYNWGFDEYYIIRLLSAGLLGINRKLVPTRWSITAVQDTIGKKLRKEILHYEPINEFELYFYEFLGNRYAVLLMPETYAFELLEVWLKGSLFGSDEPEVIHDYEDFHGIKGYAEETTGAYYAARLSVLESLRRRRRQARIIVFREVTPKYYAPVGVWQIRVGVKKAMENQVGKFNTLQEAFNELRKLLELKLEKYLEKSWILRMRKQRTLDYYLNYQRTF